The following coding sequences lie in one Spirosoma sp. KUDC1026 genomic window:
- a CDS encoding ABC transporter permease — protein sequence MFGHLTRLMWNQKGAHTLLIIEILASFLVLFGLASLIIFNVKNYVEPLGFSYEQVWAITLNNNQDTTDVPQKIQTVMQRIRTYPEVESISRMSSNFPFSASQMNSNVSHDKASVMTDLYNTDEGFAKTIDIALVDGHWYRSADSIGKQRPVVINQPAREALFGDENPLGKKLGDDWKVVGVIGNFKSKGEFMSNRPAMFELIKANNSWDNQILVKVKPGTDALFEARLVRDIALTVKGWSVEVDYLVNSRQNQRNVTLVPIIIAGIVCGFLLINVALGLFGVLNVSIAKRRGEIGLRRALGATEGGISWQFVGEIWVLATFALIVGLLLAGQFPLLKVFDLDPAVYLTAMLVATLIVYLLVSLCALYPSRQAATVQPAVALHEE from the coding sequence ATGTTCGGTCATCTCACCCGGCTTATGTGGAACCAGAAGGGAGCCCATACGCTACTAATCATCGAAATTCTGGCGTCGTTTCTGGTCCTGTTCGGCCTAGCGTCGCTGATTATTTTTAACGTTAAAAATTACGTTGAGCCGCTGGGGTTTTCCTACGAACAGGTCTGGGCTATTACGCTGAACAATAATCAGGATACTACTGATGTGCCCCAGAAAATTCAGACGGTCATGCAGCGGATACGAACGTATCCGGAAGTAGAATCGATCTCGCGGATGAGCAGCAATTTTCCGTTCTCAGCCTCCCAGATGAACAGCAACGTATCGCATGATAAGGCCAGTGTCATGACTGATCTGTACAATACGGATGAAGGTTTTGCCAAAACAATAGACATCGCTCTGGTAGATGGACATTGGTACCGGTCAGCCGATAGTATTGGTAAACAACGGCCCGTTGTCATTAATCAACCTGCCCGGGAAGCCCTGTTTGGCGACGAGAATCCGCTTGGGAAAAAACTTGGCGACGACTGGAAAGTGGTGGGCGTGATCGGTAACTTCAAATCAAAGGGCGAATTCATGTCGAATCGGCCGGCCATGTTCGAGTTGATCAAAGCCAACAATTCCTGGGATAATCAGATTCTGGTTAAAGTGAAACCGGGTACGGATGCGCTCTTTGAAGCCCGCCTGGTCAGAGACATCGCTTTGACGGTGAAGGGGTGGAGCGTAGAAGTTGACTACCTGGTTAACTCACGCCAGAATCAGCGCAATGTTACCCTGGTTCCCATCATTATTGCCGGGATTGTTTGCGGTTTTCTGCTTATCAACGTAGCGCTCGGACTGTTTGGCGTTCTGAACGTCAGCATTGCTAAACGTCGGGGGGAAATCGGCCTGCGTCGGGCGCTGGGAGCCACCGAAGGTGGAATTTCGTGGCAGTTCGTGGGTGAAATCTGGGTGCTGGCTACCTTTGCGCTAATTGTTGGGCTTCTGCTGGCCGGTCAGTTTCCACTGTTGAAGGTTTTTGACCTTGATCCGGCTGTTTACTTGACCGCCATGCTGGTAGCAACGCTCATCGTCTACCTGCTTGTCAGCTTATGCGCACTTTATCCCAGTCGGCAAGCCGCAACGGTTCAACCCGCTGTCGCGCTGCATGAGGAGTGA
- a CDS encoding ABC transporter permease — protein sequence MLTNYIKIAWKVLLRHPFYTFITLFGISLTLTVLMVLTSFIDHLFGTHYPESRRDRSLYIQFMVQRDSTKDARSQGPMSYRFLNEYVKSLKLPERVTINSFALGSSTDIYAGSQKIKITPKYTDAEFWQVMDFTFLDGKPYNEQTIRSGDMVAVITDKVRDYYFGKTAESVVGKSIEVENVRYRVIGVVKGVPVTRTYSAGDIYFPYTNPKSNYQKTGFRGTFVAVVLAKNKSDQKAIQEEFQSRIDRIPLPGNQDGFKYSEIEVKMLPYTESWLDQILNNGGGIRTIFYGILGFIVFMLLGLPALNLVNLNVSRILERASEIGVRKAFGAPISTLLWQFIVENIFITLIGGTIALLLSIGAIYLINQSGWIAYADLTINFSVLAISLLVCLLFGFLSGVLPAFRMAKLNIVTALKS from the coding sequence ATGCTTACCAACTATATAAAAATCGCCTGGAAGGTGTTGCTGCGGCATCCGTTCTACACCTTTATTACGCTCTTCGGCATCAGCCTGACTTTGACGGTGCTGATGGTGCTGACCTCGTTCATTGATCACCTCTTCGGAACGCATTATCCGGAAAGTCGTCGCGATCGGTCGCTGTACATCCAGTTTATGGTTCAGCGGGATTCAACGAAGGACGCCCGTAGCCAGGGGCCTATGAGTTACCGGTTTCTGAATGAGTATGTCAAGTCGCTCAAACTACCGGAGCGCGTAACGATCAATTCGTTCGCGCTAGGCAGTAGTACTGATATCTACGCTGGCTCGCAGAAGATTAAGATCACGCCTAAATACACCGACGCAGAATTCTGGCAGGTGATGGATTTTACGTTCCTGGACGGAAAACCGTACAACGAACAAACGATTCGGAGCGGGGATATGGTCGCCGTTATTACGGACAAAGTCCGGGATTATTATTTCGGCAAGACGGCCGAGTCTGTCGTGGGAAAATCCATTGAAGTTGAGAACGTTCGCTACCGCGTGATCGGGGTAGTGAAAGGCGTTCCGGTAACGCGTACATACAGCGCCGGCGACATTTATTTCCCGTACACAAATCCCAAAAGCAACTACCAGAAAACAGGCTTTCGGGGCACATTCGTAGCGGTTGTGTTGGCCAAGAATAAGTCGGATCAGAAAGCTATTCAGGAGGAGTTTCAAAGCCGGATCGATCGCATTCCATTACCTGGTAATCAGGACGGTTTCAAATACTCCGAGATAGAGGTGAAAATGCTGCCGTATACGGAATCCTGGCTTGATCAGATATTGAATAACGGTGGTGGTATCCGAACGATCTTCTACGGCATACTTGGCTTTATCGTCTTTATGCTGCTGGGGCTCCCAGCCCTGAACCTGGTCAATCTGAACGTCAGCCGTATTCTCGAACGGGCATCCGAAATCGGTGTCAGAAAAGCGTTCGGTGCGCCCATCAGTACGTTGCTCTGGCAGTTTATCGTCGAGAATATTTTCATTACGTTGATCGGAGGCACGATTGCCCTGCTGTTGAGCATAGGGGCCATCTACCTGATCAACCAGAGCGGCTGGATTGCCTATGCTGATCTGACAATCAACTTCAGCGTACTCGCCATCAGCTTACTGGTTTGCCTGCTGTTCGGCTTTCTGTCGGGCGTGTTACCCGCCTTCCGCATGGCTAAACTCAACATTGTAACGGCGCTAAAATCTTAA
- a CDS encoding ABC transporter ATP-binding protein produces the protein MITLQNIEKVYRTSTIETLALTNVNLHVKAGEFLSIMGPSGCGKSTLMNLMGLLDAPSKGNVAIDGQAVTHYRDKELARLRNQKIGFIFQSFHLINDLSVLDNVEIPLLYRKGDATGGSRRELAREALERVGLSNRMKHFPNQLSGGQKQRVAIARAIVGRPEIILADEPTGNLDSAMGNEIMNILQQLNTDGSTIVMVTHDEAMAKKTHRLVRLFDGTMVGDSVLAVGAGQRA, from the coding sequence ATGATAACTCTTCAAAACATCGAAAAAGTGTACCGCACCAGCACCATTGAGACGCTGGCGCTGACAAATGTCAACCTGCACGTAAAAGCGGGTGAATTTCTGTCCATCATGGGGCCGAGCGGCTGCGGAAAATCCACGCTCATGAACCTGATGGGCCTACTGGACGCCCCGAGTAAGGGTAACGTAGCGATCGACGGGCAAGCCGTGACGCATTATCGCGACAAGGAACTGGCTCGGTTACGGAACCAGAAGATCGGTTTCATCTTCCAGAGCTTCCACCTGATCAACGACCTGTCGGTGCTGGACAACGTAGAGATACCGCTCCTCTACCGGAAGGGCGATGCTACTGGTGGGTCGCGACGGGAGCTGGCCCGTGAAGCGCTGGAACGGGTGGGCCTGAGCAACCGAATGAAACATTTTCCGAACCAGCTATCGGGCGGCCAAAAGCAACGCGTGGCCATTGCCCGGGCCATCGTCGGGCGTCCCGAGATCATCCTGGCCGATGAACCAACCGGAAATCTTGACAGCGCGATGGGGAACGAGATTATGAACATTCTCCAGCAACTAAACACGGACGGAAGTACGATCGTAATGGTGACCCACGACGAAGCAATGGCCAAGAAGACCCACCGGCTTGTCCGGCTTTTCGACGGCACGATGGTTGGTGACTCGGTATTAGCGGTGGGCGCGGGGCAGAGGGCGTAG